In Micromonospora purpureochromogenes, a single window of DNA contains:
- a CDS encoding futalosine hydrolase, with amino-acid sequence MTGLLVLTAVPAEAEAVRAGLTDPTVTVRPVGVGPAVAGAATARLLTLAEAAGRPYRAVVSAGIGGGFAGRVAVGATVLGTRSVAADLGAESPEGFIPVDELGMPPELLGGGPTVDADPELLATLCAALPEAVVGAVLTVSTVTGTAASTRALADRHPDAVAEAMEGYGVAVAAAHAGLPFAELRTISNPIGPRDRGAWRMREAFTALTAAARVLR; translated from the coding sequence GTGACGGGTCTGCTGGTGCTGACCGCCGTGCCGGCCGAGGCGGAGGCGGTCCGGGCCGGCCTCACCGACCCGACGGTGACCGTACGGCCGGTCGGGGTGGGGCCGGCGGTGGCCGGTGCCGCCACCGCGCGGCTGCTGACGCTGGCCGAGGCGGCGGGTCGCCCGTACCGGGCGGTGGTGAGCGCCGGGATCGGCGGTGGCTTCGCCGGCCGGGTGGCGGTCGGCGCGACGGTCCTCGGCACCCGCAGCGTGGCGGCGGACCTGGGCGCGGAGTCGCCCGAGGGGTTCATCCCGGTCGACGAGCTGGGCATGCCGCCGGAGCTGCTGGGTGGCGGTCCGACCGTCGACGCCGACCCCGAGCTGCTGGCCACCCTGTGCGCGGCGCTCCCCGAGGCGGTCGTCGGCGCGGTGCTGACCGTCAGCACCGTGACCGGCACGGCCGCGAGCACCCGCGCCCTAGCCGACCGTCACCCGGACGCCGTGGCCGAGGCCATGGAGGGGTACGGCGTGGCGGTGGCCGCCGCGCACGCCGGCCTGCCCTTCGCCGAGCTGCGGACCATCTCCAACCCGATCGGCCCCCGGGACCGGGGGGCGTGGCGGATGCGGGAGGCGTTCACCGCCCTCACGGCGGCCGCCCGCGTCCTGCGCTGA
- a CDS encoding GNAT family N-acetyltransferase, which translates to MTERTPSVDLAAALRALRRQADLSQRELAEQSGVPQATIARIESGRTTDPRFRTVEQLVRAASGQLRISLAAPGAPVDVGGPDRSAGGANGGEVREGALPAVPHEEQRNGALPAVPHEELRDGAGRHCPAHLDAREVREPKDWPGAWWARFYDLPPERWPAPLPAVTYERNRERRDRSRRRERVRREVQVRRVGRDELPATSWRLIAELPDGELVGELRAHERSVDLLLGYDLGDRRELLLDGVLVAADHRGLGIGRRLLDMLVTEMDRFGVTTVHAIAECGGIAFLLACGYRLQAGRPEALRLDRPVSAGRGRPP; encoded by the coding sequence GTGACGGAGCGGACACCCTCGGTCGATCTCGCCGCGGCGCTGCGGGCGCTGCGCCGGCAGGCCGATCTGAGCCAGCGGGAGCTGGCCGAGCAGTCGGGGGTGCCGCAGGCCACCATCGCGCGGATCGAGTCGGGGCGGACGACCGACCCGAGGTTCCGCACGGTCGAGCAACTCGTCCGAGCGGCGTCCGGGCAGCTCCGCATCTCGTTGGCGGCCCCTGGTGCACCCGTGGACGTGGGCGGCCCGGACCGCTCCGCAGGTGGCGCGAATGGCGGCGAGGTGAGGGAGGGCGCGTTGCCGGCCGTGCCGCACGAGGAGCAACGGAACGGCGCGTTGCCGGCCGTGCCGCACGAGGAGCTACGCGACGGCGCGGGGCGGCACTGCCCCGCGCACCTGGACGCCCGTGAGGTGCGGGAACCGAAGGACTGGCCGGGCGCCTGGTGGGCGCGGTTTTACGACCTGCCGCCCGAGCGGTGGCCGGCGCCGTTGCCCGCCGTCACCTACGAGCGGAACCGGGAACGCCGGGACCGGAGCCGTCGCCGGGAACGGGTCCGGCGCGAGGTCCAGGTACGGCGCGTCGGCCGGGACGAGCTGCCGGCGACGTCCTGGCGTCTGATCGCGGAGCTGCCCGACGGCGAGCTGGTCGGCGAACTTCGGGCGCACGAGCGCAGCGTGGACCTCCTGCTGGGCTACGACCTCGGCGATCGGCGGGAGCTGCTGCTCGACGGCGTGCTGGTCGCCGCCGACCATCGTGGGCTCGGCATCGGCCGCCGGCTGCTCGACATGCTCGTCACGGAGATGGACCGGTTCGGCGTCACCACGGTCCACGCGATCGCCGAGTGCGGCGGGATCGCCTTCCTCCTCGCCTGCGGCTACCGCCTCCAGGCCGGCCGACCCGAAGCGCTCCGGCTCGACCGGCCGGTCAGCGCAGGACGCGGGCGGCCGCCGTGA
- a CDS encoding 1,4-dihydroxy-6-naphthoate synthase, with product MALSLAISPCPNDTFVFHALVHGRVPGAPPVEVTYADVDVTNTAAERGAFDLVKVSYAALPWLLDDYHLLPCGGALGRGCGPLVLTRSAAGDRAAGDSAAGDGATAGAGRPDRADLSGATVAVPGDRTTAYLLFRLWSAERPPARIEVVPFHEIMPAVAAGKYDAGLVIHEARFTYHRHGLTALVDLGEWWEGDTGLPIPLGAILARKGAVDPVAAAGWIRESVRQAWADPAASRDYVLSHAQEMEPDVVDRHIGLYVNEFTADLGDAGFAAVEALLGRAADAGLIPPTSGPQTSSSRATAWTS from the coding sequence GTGGCGCTCTCCCTGGCGATCTCGCCCTGCCCCAACGACACGTTCGTCTTCCACGCGCTGGTACACGGCCGGGTGCCCGGCGCGCCGCCGGTCGAGGTGACCTACGCGGACGTGGACGTCACCAACACGGCCGCCGAGCGGGGCGCGTTCGACCTGGTCAAGGTGAGCTACGCGGCACTGCCCTGGCTGCTGGACGACTACCACCTGCTGCCCTGCGGCGGAGCGCTCGGCCGCGGCTGCGGTCCGCTGGTGCTCACCCGCAGCGCAGCCGGCGACAGAGCAGCCGGCGACAGCGCAGCCGGCGACGGAGCGACCGCCGGTGCCGGCCGGCCGGACCGGGCCGACCTGAGCGGGGCCACGGTGGCGGTGCCCGGTGACCGGACCACGGCGTACCTGCTGTTCCGGCTCTGGTCAGCGGAGCGGCCGCCGGCGCGGATCGAGGTGGTGCCGTTCCACGAGATCATGCCGGCGGTGGCCGCCGGGAAGTACGACGCGGGGCTGGTCATCCACGAGGCGCGGTTCACCTACCACCGGCACGGGCTCACCGCGCTGGTGGACCTGGGCGAGTGGTGGGAGGGCGACACCGGCCTGCCGATCCCGCTCGGCGCGATCCTGGCCCGCAAGGGCGCCGTCGACCCGGTGGCGGCGGCCGGCTGGATCCGGGAGTCCGTCCGCCAGGCCTGGGCCGATCCGGCCGCCAGCCGGGACTACGTGCTCTCGCACGCGCAGGAGATGGAGCCCGACGTGGTGGACCGGCACATCGGCCTCTACGTCAACGAGTTCACCGCGGACCTGGGGGACGCGGGCTTCGCCGCCGTGGAGGCGCTGCTGGGCCGGGCCGCCGACGCCGGGCTGATCCCACCGACCTCCGGCCCTCAGACCTCGAGCTCGCGCGCCACCGCGTGGACCAGTTGA
- a CDS encoding cold-shock protein, with product MPTGRVKWYDAAKGYGFVTSDEGGDVFLPKGALPAGVTDLKGGQRVDFSVVDSRRGAQAMGVKLLDAPPSMAELRRRPAEELHGLVEDMIKVLEAKVQPDLRRGRFPDKKTAQKVAQLVHAVARELEV from the coding sequence GTGCCGACGGGTCGAGTGAAGTGGTATGACGCGGCCAAGGGATACGGGTTCGTCACCAGTGACGAGGGTGGCGACGTGTTCCTGCCCAAGGGCGCGCTACCCGCGGGTGTCACCGACCTGAAGGGTGGGCAGCGGGTCGACTTCAGCGTGGTGGACAGCCGCCGGGGCGCCCAGGCGATGGGGGTCAAGCTGCTGGACGCGCCGCCGTCGATGGCGGAGCTGCGCCGGCGCCCGGCCGAGGAGCTGCACGGCCTGGTCGAAGACATGATCAAGGTGCTGGAGGCGAAGGTCCAGCCGGACCTGCGCCGGGGCCGGTTCCCGGACAAGAAGACCGCGCAGAAGGTCGCTCAACTGGTCCACGCGGTGGCGCGCGAGCTCGAGGTCTGA
- a CDS encoding HAD family hydrolase, with product MLPLMVGFDLDMTLVDSRPGIAACFRALTAQTGVPVDADLAVSRLGPPLRTEIAHWFPPERVEEAVTIYRELYPAYAITPTVPLPGAREVVEAVHARGGRVMVVTAKLGRLARLHLEHLGLSVDEVAGDLFAKEKATALREHGATLYVGDHVADMAAAGAAGVPGVGVASGPCSTDELWAAGAYQVLDDLTGFPAALDRIIGLALRQQ from the coding sequence GTGCTTCCACTGATGGTCGGTTTCGACCTCGACATGACCCTGGTCGACTCCCGCCCCGGCATCGCCGCCTGCTTCCGGGCGCTCACCGCGCAGACCGGCGTACCCGTCGACGCGGACCTCGCGGTCTCCCGGCTCGGGCCGCCCTTGCGCACCGAGATCGCGCACTGGTTCCCGCCTGAGCGGGTGGAGGAGGCGGTGACGATCTACCGCGAGCTGTACCCGGCGTACGCGATCACCCCGACCGTCCCGTTGCCGGGCGCGCGGGAGGTGGTCGAGGCGGTGCACGCGCGCGGCGGCCGGGTGATGGTGGTGACCGCCAAGCTCGGCCGGCTGGCCCGGCTGCACCTGGAGCACCTCGGGCTGAGCGTCGACGAGGTGGCCGGGGACCTCTTCGCCAAGGAGAAGGCGACCGCGCTGCGCGAGCACGGCGCGACCCTCTACGTCGGCGATCATGTGGCGGACATGGCGGCGGCGGGCGCGGCCGGGGTGCCCGGCGTCGGGGTTGCCAGCGGGCCGTGCAGCACGGACGAGCTGTGGGCCGCCGGGGCGTACCAGGTGTTGGACGATCTCACCGGATTCCCGGCGGCGCTGGACCGGATCATCGGGCTAGCCTTGAGGCAGCAGTAG
- a CDS encoding helicase-associated domain-containing protein produces MTTSLADHLRALPDESLAALLQLRPDLVVPVPADVSALAIRAESRVSVARALDGLDQFTLQILDAARLTRHPEEGTTSTDAVLAMATAGPHPPAPTTVRGAVDRLRARFLLYGPEHALHVAGSVDEVSAYPAGLGRPAAELDARTAALCADPAKLRRTLLAAPPSARAILDRLAAGPPVGSVPPGALQAPPVGAEDDLPPDATNGGAPTGSPIRWLVDARLLVPVSAGTVELPREVGLLLRRDSGPLGPLRTSPPSVTAPPREPKAVDSAGAGQTMELVRHTEALLESLAAEPAPVLRSGGVGVRDLRRLARGVGLDEPATALVFEVAYAAGLVGELDLPGTTTGRYGADQQVLPTGGYEVWRAMSLAHRWEQLARAWLTMTRQVGLVGQRDDRDRPISALSAEAERAGAPAARRAVLGVLADLEPATAPTPDEVLELLDWRAPRRSRGREAAHREVLAEAAQLGVTGLGALTSYGRLLLADVTEADERGGDDPLGLRSDAESGDPSNAVRALDALLPAPVDHFLVQADLSVVVPGPPDPALAAELDVVAEHESAGGASVHRITTASVRRALDAGYTADDLHALFRRRSRTPIPQGLTYLVDDVARKHGGLRLGSAGGYVRSDDEALLAEVLADRRLESMAFRRLAPTVLVTPYQVGRMLIALRDAGYAPVPEDTSGATVLSRPKTRRAPARASVSTRALDPLAAPKLAMPRLLGVVEQIRRGDAAARAARRAPAVVRGSAARVAAGPMPAHSHSEALAVLQQAVRDKALVWVGYVDAHGATASRLLRPVSIGAGYLRAEDDRTEMLHTFALHRITAAVRED; encoded by the coding sequence ATGACCACCTCACTCGCCGACCACCTGCGCGCCCTGCCCGACGAGTCGCTGGCCGCCCTGCTCCAGCTGCGGCCCGACCTCGTGGTGCCGGTGCCCGCCGACGTCTCCGCCCTCGCCATCCGGGCCGAGTCGCGGGTCTCCGTGGCCCGCGCGCTGGACGGGCTCGACCAGTTCACCCTCCAGATCCTCGACGCCGCCCGACTCACCCGGCACCCCGAGGAGGGCACCACCTCCACCGACGCCGTCCTCGCGATGGCCACCGCCGGGCCGCACCCGCCCGCCCCGACCACCGTCCGGGGTGCAGTGGACCGGCTGCGCGCGCGCTTCCTGCTGTACGGCCCGGAGCACGCCCTGCACGTCGCGGGCAGCGTCGACGAGGTCTCCGCGTACCCGGCGGGGCTGGGGCGACCGGCGGCGGAGCTGGACGCGCGGACGGCGGCGCTCTGCGCGGACCCGGCGAAGCTGCGGCGGACGCTGCTGGCCGCTCCGCCCTCGGCCCGGGCGATCCTGGACCGGCTCGCCGCCGGGCCGCCGGTGGGCAGCGTGCCGCCGGGCGCCCTCCAGGCGCCCCCGGTCGGCGCGGAGGACGACCTGCCGCCGGACGCCACCAACGGCGGCGCGCCCACCGGCTCGCCCATCCGCTGGCTGGTCGACGCCCGGCTGCTCGTGCCGGTCTCGGCCGGCACCGTGGAGCTGCCCCGCGAGGTGGGGCTGCTGCTGCGCCGGGACAGCGGCCCGCTGGGCCCGCTGCGCACCAGCCCGCCGTCGGTCACCGCGCCGCCGCGCGAGCCGAAGGCCGTCGACTCCGCCGGGGCCGGGCAGACCATGGAGCTGGTACGCCACACCGAGGCGCTGCTGGAGAGCCTGGCGGCCGAGCCGGCCCCGGTGCTGCGTTCGGGCGGTGTCGGCGTCCGTGACCTGCGCCGGCTGGCCCGCGGCGTCGGGCTGGACGAGCCGGCCACCGCGCTGGTCTTCGAGGTGGCGTACGCGGCCGGGCTGGTCGGCGAGCTGGACCTGCCCGGGACCACCACCGGCCGCTACGGCGCCGACCAGCAGGTGCTGCCCACCGGCGGGTACGAGGTGTGGCGGGCGATGTCGCTGGCCCACCGCTGGGAGCAGCTCGCCCGGGCCTGGCTGACGATGACCCGGCAGGTCGGGCTGGTCGGCCAGCGCGACGACCGGGACCGGCCGATCAGCGCCCTCTCCGCCGAGGCGGAACGGGCCGGTGCGCCGGCCGCCCGGCGGGCGGTGCTCGGGGTGCTGGCCGACCTGGAGCCGGCCACCGCACCCACCCCGGACGAGGTGCTGGAGCTGCTGGACTGGCGCGCTCCCCGGCGCAGCCGGGGCCGGGAGGCCGCGCACCGGGAGGTGTTGGCCGAGGCGGCCCAGCTGGGCGTCACCGGGCTCGGCGCGCTCACCTCGTACGGGCGGCTGCTGCTGGCCGACGTCACCGAGGCGGACGAGCGCGGCGGCGACGACCCGCTCGGCCTGCGCTCGGACGCCGAGAGCGGCGACCCGTCGAACGCCGTGCGGGCGCTGGACGCGCTGCTGCCCGCCCCGGTCGACCACTTCCTGGTGCAGGCCGACCTGAGCGTGGTGGTGCCCGGCCCGCCCGACCCGGCGCTCGCCGCCGAACTGGACGTGGTGGCCGAGCACGAGTCGGCCGGCGGGGCCAGCGTGCACCGGATCACGACGGCGAGCGTGCGGCGCGCCCTGGACGCCGGGTACACCGCCGACGACCTGCACGCCCTGTTCCGCCGCCGGTCGCGCACCCCGATCCCGCAGGGGTTGACGTACCTGGTGGACGACGTGGCGCGCAAGCACGGCGGGCTGCGCCTCGGCTCCGCCGGCGGGTACGTGCGCAGCGACGACGAGGCGCTGCTCGCCGAGGTGCTGGCCGACCGGCGGCTGGAGTCGATGGCGTTCCGCCGGCTGGCGCCGACGGTGCTGGTCACCCCGTACCAGGTGGGGCGGATGCTGATCGCGCTGCGCGACGCCGGGTACGCGCCGGTGCCGGAGGACACCAGCGGCGCGACGGTGCTGTCCCGGCCGAAGACCCGGCGGGCGCCCGCCCGGGCGTCGGTGAGTACCCGCGCGCTGGATCCGCTGGCCGCGCCGAAGCTGGCGATGCCCCGGCTGCTGGGCGTGGTGGAGCAGATCCGGCGGGGCGACGCGGCGGCGCGGGCGGCCCGGCGGGCCCCGGCGGTGGTGCGCGGCAGCGCGGCCCGGGTGGCCGCCGGCCCGATGCCGGCGCACAGCCACAGCGAGGCCCTGGCGGTGCTGCAACAGGCGGTACGGGACAAGGCGCTGGTCTGGGTCGGCTACGTCGACGCGCACGGGGCGACCGCGTCCCGGCTGCTCCGGCCGGTGTCGATCGGCGCCGGTTACCTGCGCGCCGAGGACGACCGGACGGAGATGCTGCACACCTTCGCGCTGCACCGGATCACCGCGGCGGTGCGGGAGGACTGA
- a CDS encoding L,D-transpeptidase family protein, whose protein sequence is MRHRGFTIRMAALAVVTLVGAGGCALDPQADPGGTGGGLAPVGNAEQVTGASGVAPPDQLTQPTTPAPKLKAAATTPRLTTPPKPERGRRIANPTPQNKTRCEQGEYQREVEGYLARLGGFGTVSVDGRQSDADCAAIKKFQQRYDIRPAAGRAGPLTYDVAKRLANTDTSRCNAGSGTTFCVDLTKQTTWVMRDGKVVAKPTVTRTGMSGYATPAGTYKVNLRKLKEWSDPYDVWLPYWQRFNGGIGFHETTTYLHNSSIGSHGCVNLLHTDAVRWWELGSVGSRVTLVGRRPGT, encoded by the coding sequence ATGAGGCATAGAGGTTTCACCATCCGGATGGCCGCCCTGGCGGTGGTCACGCTGGTCGGCGCCGGTGGATGCGCGCTCGACCCGCAGGCCGATCCGGGTGGCACTGGAGGAGGGCTCGCCCCGGTCGGCAATGCGGAACAGGTAACGGGGGCGAGCGGCGTCGCGCCGCCCGACCAGCTGACCCAGCCCACCACCCCGGCCCCGAAGCTGAAGGCCGCGGCGACGACGCCGCGCCTCACCACGCCGCCGAAGCCGGAGCGCGGCCGCCGGATCGCCAACCCGACGCCGCAGAACAAGACCCGCTGCGAGCAGGGGGAGTACCAGCGCGAGGTGGAGGGCTACCTCGCCCGGCTGGGCGGGTTCGGCACGGTCAGCGTCGACGGCCGGCAGTCCGACGCCGACTGCGCGGCGATCAAGAAGTTCCAGCAGCGGTACGACATCCGCCCGGCCGCCGGCCGGGCCGGACCGCTCACGTACGACGTGGCGAAGCGGCTGGCGAACACGGACACCAGCCGGTGCAACGCCGGCTCCGGCACCACCTTCTGTGTGGACCTGACCAAGCAGACCACCTGGGTGATGCGCGACGGCAAGGTGGTGGCCAAGCCGACGGTCACCCGCACCGGCATGTCCGGCTACGCCACTCCCGCGGGCACCTACAAGGTCAACCTCCGGAAGCTGAAGGAGTGGTCGGACCCGTACGACGTGTGGCTGCCCTACTGGCAGCGCTTCAACGGCGGGATCGGCTTCCACGAGACCACCACCTACCTGCACAACTCCTCGATCGGCTCGCACGGCTGCGTCAACCTGCTGCACACCGACGCGGTCCGCTGGTGGGAGCTCGGCTCGGTCGGCTCCCGCGTGACGCTGGTCGGCCGCCGCCCCGGCACCTGA
- a CDS encoding DNA repair helicase XPB, translated as MSGGPLIVQSDKTLLLEIDHPDAQACRMAIAPFAELERSPEHVHTYRLTPLGLWNARAAGHDAEAVVDALIKYSRYPVPHGLLVDVAETMDRYGRLQLANDPAHGLVLRALDRLVLIEVAKSKKLAGMLGNKIDDDTIQVHPSERGRLKQALLKLGWPAEDLAGYVDGEAHQIELAEAGKDGRKPWTLRSYQREAVEAFWAGGSGVVVLPCGAGKTLVGAAAMAEAKATTLILVTNTVAGRQWKRELIARTSLTEEEIGEYSGERKEIRPVTIATYQVLTSRRGGAFTHLDLFGARDWGLVVYDEVHLLPAPIFRFTADLQARRRLGLTATLVREDGREGDVFSLIGPKRYDAPWKDIESQGWIAPAQCTEVRVTLTDAERMSYATAEAEERYRMAATARTKLPVVKALVDRHPAEQTLVIGAYIDQLHQLGEYLDAPIIQGSTTNKERERLFDAFRSGELRTLVISKVGNFSIDLPEAAVAIQVSGTFGSRQEEAQRLGRVLRPKADGRQAHFYTVVSRDTIDTEYAAHRQRFLAEQGYAYTIVDADDVLGPKLPTVD; from the coding sequence GTGAGCGGTGGACCACTGATCGTGCAGTCGGACAAGACCCTGCTGCTGGAGATCGACCACCCCGACGCGCAGGCCTGTCGGATGGCGATCGCCCCCTTCGCCGAGCTGGAGCGCTCCCCGGAGCACGTGCACACCTACCGGCTCACCCCGCTGGGGCTGTGGAACGCCCGGGCCGCCGGCCACGACGCCGAGGCGGTGGTGGACGCGCTGATCAAGTACTCCCGCTACCCCGTGCCGCACGGGCTGCTGGTGGACGTCGCCGAGACGATGGACCGGTACGGCCGGCTCCAGCTCGCCAACGACCCGGCGCACGGCCTGGTGCTGCGGGCACTGGACCGGCTGGTGCTGATCGAGGTAGCCAAGAGCAAGAAGCTCGCCGGCATGCTCGGCAACAAGATCGACGACGACACCATCCAGGTGCACCCCTCCGAGCGCGGCCGGCTCAAGCAGGCGCTGCTCAAGCTCGGCTGGCCGGCGGAGGACCTGGCCGGGTACGTCGACGGCGAGGCGCACCAGATCGAGCTGGCCGAGGCCGGCAAGGACGGCCGCAAGCCGTGGACGCTGCGGTCGTACCAGCGGGAGGCGGTGGAGGCGTTCTGGGCCGGCGGGTCGGGCGTGGTCGTGCTCCCCTGCGGCGCGGGCAAGACGCTGGTCGGGGCGGCGGCCATGGCCGAGGCGAAGGCCACGACGCTGATCCTGGTCACCAACACGGTCGCCGGCCGGCAGTGGAAGCGGGAGCTGATCGCCCGCACCTCGCTGACCGAGGAGGAGATCGGCGAGTACTCGGGCGAGCGCAAGGAGATCCGGCCGGTCACCATCGCGACGTACCAGGTGCTCACCTCGCGGCGCGGCGGCGCCTTCACCCACCTGGACCTGTTCGGCGCCCGCGACTGGGGCCTGGTCGTCTACGACGAGGTTCACCTGCTGCCCGCGCCGATCTTCCGGTTCACCGCGGACCTCCAGGCCCGCCGCCGGCTGGGCCTGACGGCGACTCTGGTACGCGAGGACGGCCGGGAGGGCGACGTGTTCAGCCTGATCGGCCCCAAGCGGTACGACGCGCCGTGGAAGGACATCGAGTCGCAGGGCTGGATCGCCCCGGCCCAGTGCACCGAGGTACGGGTGACGCTGACCGACGCCGAGCGGATGTCCTACGCGACGGCGGAGGCCGAGGAGCGCTACCGGATGGCGGCGACCGCCCGGACCAAGCTGCCGGTGGTGAAGGCGCTGGTCGACCGGCACCCGGCCGAGCAGACCCTGGTGATCGGTGCGTACATCGACCAGCTGCATCAGCTCGGCGAATACCTGGACGCGCCCATCATTCAAGGCTCGACCACCAACAAGGAGCGGGAACGGCTCTTCGACGCGTTCCGCTCGGGTGAGCTGCGGACCCTGGTGATTTCGAAGGTCGGCAACTTCTCCATCGACCTGCCGGAGGCGGCGGTGGCGATTCAGGTGTCGGGGACGTTCGGGTCGCGGCAGGAGGAGGCGCAGCGGCTGGGACGGGTGCTGCGGCCGAAGGCCGACGGCCGGCAGGCGCACTTCTACACGGTGGTGTCCCGGGACACGATCGACACGGAGTACGCGGCGCACCGGCAGCGGTTCCTGGCGGAGCAGGGGTACGCGTACACGATCGTGGACGCGGATGACGTACTGGGGCCGAAGCTGCCCACCGTCGATTGA